The nucleotide sequence GTAAGCCGTGAAATTATAAGAAAAGATACAGGAACAGTAACCATATTTGCATTTGATAAAGGAGAAGGTTTAAGCGAACATACCGCTCCATTCGATGCAATGGTTCAGATAGTGGATGGTAAGGCTGAAATCACCATTTCTGGCAATAAAAATGTGCTTGAAAAGGGAGATATGATAATAATGCCTGCAAATGAACCGCATGCACTTACAGCTCTTGAAAAATATAAAATGGTTCTGACAATGATACGATCATAAACCTATTTTTTTATTCATAATACTCGCAAATATCCACATATTCACATTTTTCGCATTTATTTTTAAAAATCTTAAATTCTGGCATTTCCTGCCTTTCAAACATTGTATTTATCGAATCAAGTACGCCGAAAAGTTTATTGTGTAAAATTGAGTTTATTACAACTGGTCTTCGCTCGCCTATTTTTGTATAATTAATAAAACCAACGAGAACTTCTTTATTTAATTCATAATCTATTAAAAGGGCATATGCAGCAATTTGGAGGGCATCTGCAAGCCATACACCG is from Methanobacterium sp. and encodes:
- a CDS encoding cupin domain-containing protein produces the protein MEELVSKVLKVEDLIDYQEGSVVSREIIRKDTGTVTIFAFDKGEGLSEHTAPFDAMVQIVDGKAEITISGNKNVLEKGDMIIMPANEPHALTALEKYKMVLTMIRS